In Candidatus Angelobacter sp., a genomic segment contains:
- a CDS encoding retropepsin-like aspartic protease, with protein sequence MVRLLVIVALCQWTITGRCDERIWLNARVNGETTRLIFDSGASRLILFRKSAERLGLKITGPSADFKPAPGQVAMGMTEECELTLFGTGSKSRFGVVEVPNYVGMEMDGVVGWQPVRKIFFKSTPLNRR encoded by the coding sequence ATGGTAAGATTGTTGGTCATTGTCGCGTTGTGCCAGTGGACGATTACAGGCCGCTGCGACGAACGGATTTGGTTGAACGCACGGGTGAACGGCGAAACCACCCGGCTCATCTTTGATTCCGGCGCAAGTCGCCTGATACTTTTTCGGAAGAGCGCGGAGCGACTGGGCCTGAAGATTACCGGCCCATCGGCGGACTTTAAGCCGGCGCCCGGCCAGGTCGCCATGGGAATGACGGAGGAATGTGAACTGACCTTGTTCGGAACCGGCAGCAAGAGCCGGTTCGGTGTCGTGGAGGTGCCCAATTACGTCGGCATGGAAATGGACGGGGTGGTCGGGTGGCAGCCGGTCAGGAAAATATTTTTCAAATCGACGCCGTTGAACAGACGCTGA
- a CDS encoding HPr family phosphocarrier protein, which yields MSATKKAADKHSAITREMVVVNKLGIHARPAAMFVKTANRFECDVFVEKDGERINGKSIMGLMMLAAGPGSKLVVHADGADATRALSELDALLKRKFDEE from the coding sequence ATGAGCGCGACGAAGAAGGCCGCCGACAAACACTCCGCCATCACCCGCGAGATGGTGGTCGTCAACAAACTGGGCATTCACGCCCGGCCGGCGGCGATGTTTGTCAAGACCGCCAACCGCTTCGAATGCGACGTCTTTGTGGAAAAGGATGGCGAGCGGATCAATGGCAAGAGCATCATGGGCCTGATGATGCTGGCCGCCGGTCCGGGCAGCAAACTCGTTGTCCATGCCGACGGCGCGGATGCGACCCGGGCGCTCAGCGAACTCGACGCGCTGCTCAAGCGGAAGTTCGATGAGGAGTGA